A window of Streptomyces armeniacus contains these coding sequences:
- a CDS encoding demethylmenaquinone methyltransferase — protein sequence MTRASLDKQPHEVAAMFDDVAARYDLTNDVLSLGQARLWRRAVARAVDARPGERVLDLAAGTATSSLPFAEAGAFTVPCDFSLGMLAEGKRRHPWMPFTAGDATRLPFREGAFDAVTISFGLRNVHDTDAALAELLRVTAPGGRVVICEFSHPTWAPFRTVYTEYLMRALPPVADKVSSSPDAYVYLAESIRAWPDQPALARRLQQAGWAKVAWRNLSGGIVALHRGTRPKD from the coding sequence GTGACCCGCGCATCCCTGGACAAGCAGCCGCACGAAGTCGCCGCGATGTTCGACGACGTCGCCGCGCGCTACGACCTGACCAACGACGTGCTGTCCCTCGGGCAGGCGCGCCTCTGGCGCCGGGCGGTGGCTCGCGCCGTCGACGCGCGACCCGGTGAACGGGTGCTCGACCTGGCGGCCGGTACGGCGACCTCGTCGCTGCCGTTCGCCGAGGCGGGCGCGTTCACGGTGCCGTGCGACTTCTCGCTCGGCATGCTCGCGGAGGGCAAGCGGCGGCACCCGTGGATGCCGTTCACGGCGGGCGACGCGACGCGGCTGCCGTTCCGCGAAGGCGCGTTCGACGCCGTGACCATCAGCTTCGGGCTGCGCAACGTACACGACACGGACGCCGCCCTCGCCGAGCTGCTGCGGGTGACCGCGCCGGGCGGGCGCGTCGTCATCTGCGAGTTCAGCCACCCCACTTGGGCGCCGTTCCGCACCGTCTACACCGAGTATCTGATGCGCGCGCTGCCGCCCGTGGCCGACAAGGTGTCGAGCAGCCCCGACGCGTACGTGTACCTGGCCGAGTCCATCCGCGCCTGGCCCGACCAGCCCGCGCTCGCGCGCCGGCTCCAGCAGGCGGGCTGGGCGAAGGTGGCCTGGCGCAACCTCTCCGGCGGCATCGTCGCCCTGCACCGCGGCACCCGCCCGAAGGACTGA